A single window of Salvia splendens isolate huo1 chromosome 6, SspV2, whole genome shotgun sequence DNA harbors:
- the LOC121807406 gene encoding uncharacterized protein LOC121807406 isoform X1, translating to MMLCRTYFAGLMVFVSLYWDGKIIQLSGLGVAYDPPRAKSFIILNEKISYYQLVSMICEKIGIELDAHTIDLTWRHHVVFSGVVNYIATPVDANLLEYMFAENPRQIELFIEYTPVTTALQFEPPITHHDVGTSRRDGYPSFDVGISRRDDEYHSFEFNTSEREVDEPLDVPNMTCDGSDGSDNCDGSDGSDNCDGSDGSDNGDGADGSDNCDGVDNVDGADGSDCDGSDGSQPSDLDYSAESCEDPTDDESLDMMVENYVQPSVRGEQSVPDYVPEGLPFFDHYHVKAADVTFQKTMDWLTKICGIGMRIIRDI from the coding sequence ATGATGTTATGTCGTACTTATTTTGCAGGTTTAATGGTGTTTGTTAGTTTATATTGGGATGGGAAAATTATTCAGCTCTCAGGTTTGGGTGTTGCTTATGATCCCCCTCGTGCaaaatcatttattatattgaatgaaaagatatcttattatcagcttgtttcaatgatatgtgaaaaaattggaattgagTTGGATGCACATACGATTGATTTAACATGGAGGCATCATGTGGTTTTTAGTGGAGTGGTGAATTATATAGCTACACCAGTGGATGCtaatttgttggagtatatgtttgctgaaaatccacgtcaaattgaactttttattgaatatactccGGTTACCACTGCGTTGCAATTTGAACCACCTATCACTCATCATGATGTTGGAACGTCTAGGAGAGATGGTTATCCTAGTTTTGATGTCGGGATATCTAGGAGGGATGATGAATATCATAGCTTTGAATTCAACACATCTGAGAGGGAGGTTGATGAACCATTAGATGTACCAAATATGACATgtgatggttcagatggttctgataattgtgatggttcagatggttctgataattgtgatggttcagatggttctgataatGGTGATGGTGcagatggttctgataattgtgatggtgTAGATAATGTTGATGGTGCAGATGGCTCTGATTGTGATGGTTCCGATGGTTCTCAACCAAGTGATCTTGATTATAGTGCAGAATCATGTGAAGATCCTACAGACGACGAGTCACTTGATATGATGGTTGAGAATTATGTACAACCATCTGTTCGTGGGGAGCAATCTGTTCCCGACTATGTGCCTGAAGGGTTACCATTTTTCGATCATTACCATGTGAAGGCAGCCGATGTTACTTTTCAGAAGACCATGGATTGGTTGACGAAGATATGTGGTATTGGGATGAGGATAATCCGAGACATATAG
- the LOC121807406 gene encoding uncharacterized protein LOC121807406 isoform X2, which produces MVFVSLYWDGKIIQLSGLGVAYDPPRAKSFIILNEKISYYQLVSMICEKIGIELDAHTIDLTWRHHVVFSGVVNYIATPVDANLLEYMFAENPRQIELFIEYTPVTTALQFEPPITHHDVGTSRRDGYPSFDVGISRRDDEYHSFEFNTSEREVDEPLDVPNMTCDGSDGSDNCDGSDGSDNCDGSDGSDNGDGADGSDNCDGVDNVDGADGSDCDGSDGSQPSDLDYSAESCEDPTDDESLDMMVENYVQPSVRGEQSVPDYVPEGLPFFDHYHVKAADVTFQKTMDWLTKICGIGMRIIRDI; this is translated from the coding sequence ATGGTGTTTGTTAGTTTATATTGGGATGGGAAAATTATTCAGCTCTCAGGTTTGGGTGTTGCTTATGATCCCCCTCGTGCaaaatcatttattatattgaatgaaaagatatcttattatcagcttgtttcaatgatatgtgaaaaaattggaattgagTTGGATGCACATACGATTGATTTAACATGGAGGCATCATGTGGTTTTTAGTGGAGTGGTGAATTATATAGCTACACCAGTGGATGCtaatttgttggagtatatgtttgctgaaaatccacgtcaaattgaactttttattgaatatactccGGTTACCACTGCGTTGCAATTTGAACCACCTATCACTCATCATGATGTTGGAACGTCTAGGAGAGATGGTTATCCTAGTTTTGATGTCGGGATATCTAGGAGGGATGATGAATATCATAGCTTTGAATTCAACACATCTGAGAGGGAGGTTGATGAACCATTAGATGTACCAAATATGACATgtgatggttcagatggttctgataattgtgatggttcagatggttctgataattgtgatggttcagatggttctgataatGGTGATGGTGcagatggttctgataattgtgatggtgTAGATAATGTTGATGGTGCAGATGGCTCTGATTGTGATGGTTCCGATGGTTCTCAACCAAGTGATCTTGATTATAGTGCAGAATCATGTGAAGATCCTACAGACGACGAGTCACTTGATATGATGGTTGAGAATTATGTACAACCATCTGTTCGTGGGGAGCAATCTGTTCCCGACTATGTGCCTGAAGGGTTACCATTTTTCGATCATTACCATGTGAAGGCAGCCGATGTTACTTTTCAGAAGACCATGGATTGGTTGACGAAGATATGTGGTATTGGGATGAGGATAATCCGAGACATATAG
- the LOC121808839 gene encoding uncharacterized protein LOC121808839 has protein sequence MDIGQRPTKHLNSSIKNNMVQFLLKHSHDGVLARGAVMEAADAFEVSRKTVYRVWKAAKELVQRGEPAIMQGKIKGYHHADQLKIDEEKVRNLTTLERASLRKMAVKLNVSKSTLGQWVKHGKLRPHTNAIKPALTNVNKIARVRWSLSQLQPQITQGRVPYQSMHNVVHIDEKWFYMTKASDRYYLLPDEDEPYRACKSKRFITKVMFMCAVSRPHFGMDGQPT, from the coding sequence ATGGATATTGGGCAGCGGCCAACAAAACACTTGAATAGCAGCATCAAGAACAACATGGTACAGTTTCTACTCAAGCACAGCCATGATGGAGTGCTCGCAAGAGGGGCTGTTATGGAAGCAGCAGATGCATTTGAAGTTAGTAGGAAAACCGTGTACAGGGTATGGAAGGCAGCAAAGGAGCTGGTGCAAAGGGGAGAACCTGCAATTATGCAAGGAAAGATTAAAGGATACCATCATGCTGATCAATTAAAAATTGATGAAGAAAAGGTTAGAAACTTAACTACTCTTGAGAGAGCTTCACTGAGAAAAATGGCTGTCAAATTAAATGTTAGCAAGAGCACATTAGGTCAGTGGGTAAAGCATGGTAAACTAAGGCCACATACAAATGCAATCAAACCTGCACTCACCAATGTCAATAAGATAGCAAGGGTTAGATGGAGTCTTAGTCAACTTCAGCCACAAATTACTCAAGGTAGAGTTCCATATCAAAGCATGCACAATGTAGTGCAtatagatgaaaaatggttCTATATGACCAAGGCCTCAGACAGGTACTACCTCTTGCCGGATGAGGATGAGCCATATAGGGCATGCAAATCCAAGAGATTCATAACCAAAGTTATGTTTATGTGTGCTGTCAGTAGACCACATTTTGGTATGGATGGGCAGCCAACATAA
- the LOC121806645 gene encoding N-alpha-acetyltransferase 35, NatC auxiliary subunit-like, protein MAEADGGGDAKAPLNSSIPSGKDTVWFDVSSLLHRACHDLRNDELINGENFNLFAAMSALEIMDPKMDSGIVSTYYSVDEAIENGAAPIPLSFDRTIDVQCVIDIMDHFLACEATWHKGGSLAQTVFSCIYLLRPERTSSHALLHSFCRVIRATCSALVSAVSEARTNEEEDLFTMAYGLPLKVNGDEKCLSMIHAVDETLCRQLKACKAPVSKKTVLEDVEPLQTHLDLEEGFCKAVLCRIRFRKHFYHVLTCLRKPQGRGLELAKKHIISCLSELDSMLKTEEFLRDNSARGTVENEDEKTTASGCQPVGFDSTLNSRSAAPTPPRAIKLLSWKKAVDYFRKLLHDLDVICSYSLDPVFEGALRFVVDVQKFQPDLVARAHIQLLLVQDGKLYGRESLFAVICKAALLPEGAKNHDIQKNESVQQLGQLLITLFRVLCTNTAWQRRKLGKILQDWRIIYVQLELAFRKEFGETASTSVEQDLLLKVCKHILIWVEEQTYWIALRFLMVGFELELYSTDEYCMVYWYIYIILIKLAEKTHLKIMLSNDSSRRKSKKKKGFVKDVGKDYQVPPVVLFLQCYIHVSQGLMMILASLRNENNIILCQGPFNTEHERFVQHFELLQKASLPDHASFFSFTETVANTHFSTLSMHNCFKDAQKIAKELRGSFANDPDRLGELRQIEQVAEHNHVALNLLCQLGSLEPSLKISFDFIHHPHFATASVKRS, encoded by the exons ATGGCTGAAGCCGACGGAGGAGGGGACGCGAAAGCACCGTTAAACTCTTCCATCCCTTCCGGAAAGGACACCGTTTGGTTTGATGTCTCCTCTCTCCTCCATCGCGCCTGCCACG atCTTCGAAATGATGAACTCATCAATGGGGAGAATTTCAATCTCTTTGCCGCCATGTCTGCTTTAGAG ATAATGGACCCGAAGATGGATTCAGGTATTGTATCAACCTATTATTCTGTTGATGAAGCCATTGAGAATGGTGCTGCTCCTATTCCACTGAGCTTTGATAGAACAATTGATGTTCAATGTGTTATTGATATAATGGACCATTTTCTTGCTTGTGAG GCTACATGGCATAAAGGAGGTTCGTTAGCGCAAACAGTGTTTTCTTGCATCTACCTCTTGAGGCCTGAGAGAACATCATCTCATGCCCTACTGCATTCTTTCTGCAGAGTTATACGTGCTACTTGCAGTGCCCTTGTTTCAGCTGTCTCAGAGGCACGCACAAATGAA GAAGAAGATCTTTTTACCATGGCTTATGGTCTACCGTTAAAGGTCAATGGAGATGAAAAATGTTTATCAATGATACATGCAGTGGATGAAACACTTTGTCGACAACTGAAGGCATGTAAAGCACCAGTGTCAAAAAAAACAGTTCTCGAAG ATGTAGAGCCCCTGCAAACTCATCTCGATCTTGAAGAAGGCTTTTGCAAAGCTGTTTTGTGCCGCATACGTTTTCGTAAG CACTTTTACCATGTACTGACATGCTTGAGGAAACCCCAAGGAAGAGGCTTGGAGTTAGCAAAGAAACATATTATTTCCTGCTTATCTGAGCTAGATTCCATGCTTAAAACTGAGGAATTCCTGAGAGACAACTCTGCACGTGGAACTgttgagaatgaagatgagaaaaCAACTGCCTCAGGTTGTCAACCAGTTGGTTTCGATTCTACATTAAACAGCAGGTCAGCAGCCCCAACTCCACCCCGTGCAATTAAACTACTAAGCTGGAAAAAG GCAGTTGATTATTTCCGGAAGCTTCTGCATGATCTAGATGTTATATGTTCCTACTCATTGGATCCTGTTTTTGAAGGTGCCCTCCGGTTTGTGGTTGATGTGCAGAAGTTTCAACCAGATTTGGTTGCTCGAGCTCATATCCAG CTTCTGCTGGTACAAGATGGGAAGCTTTATGGACGTGAATCTTTATTTGCTGTCATATGCAAGGCTGCCCTATTACCTGAAGGCGCAAAGAATCATGATATCCAAAAGAATGAGAGTGTTCAACAACTAGGGCAG TTACTTATCACTTTGTTCCGAGTCCTATGTACAAACACTGCATGGCAGAGGCGTAAACTAGGGAAGATCTTACAGGATTGGCGAATAATATATGTTCAG CTTGAGTTGGCTTTTAGAAAGGAGTTTGGGGAGACTGCAAGCACTTCAGTTGAACAG GACTTGTTGTTAAAGGTCTGCAAACATATCCTCATTTGGGTAGAGGAGCAAACATATTGGATAGCTTTACGTTTCCTTATGGTTGGCTTTGAATTAGAGCTATATTCAACTGATGAATATTGCATGGTATATTGGTACATTTATATTATCCTGATCAAGCTAGCCGAGAAAACTCATCTCAAAATAATGCTGAGCAACGATTCTA GCCGACGAAAATCAAAAAAGAAGAAAGGTTTTGTAAAGGATGTTGGCAAAGACTATCAAGTTCCACCTGTGGTCCTGTTCCTTCAGTGCTATATACATGTTTCACAAGGTCTTATGATG ATACTTGCTTCCTTACGGAACGAAAACAATATCATCTTGTGTCAGGGTCCTTTCAACACTGAACACGAG AGATTTGTCCAGCACTTTGAGCTGCTGCAGAAGGCTTCCCTTCCTGATCATGCATCCTTCTTTTCCTTCACTGAGACTGTAGCTAATACTCATTTTTCT ACTCTATCCATGCATAACTGCTTCAAAGACGCACAAAAGATTGCAAAGGAGCTGCGCGGTAGTTTTGCAAATGATCCAGACAGATTGGGGGAGCTTCGCCAGATAGAGCAGGTAGCAGAACATAACCACGTTGCTCTAAACCTTCTCTGCCAGTTAGGAAGCCTTGAACCGTCGCTCAAAATTTCCTTCGATTTTATTCACCATCCACATTTTGCCACTGCTTCTGTGAAGAGGTCTTGA
- the LOC121807258 gene encoding heptahelical transmembrane protein 1-like, with the protein MITVWRRKKIQMDHDKNQKIFLLSESKEVIEPKTLKKAKTNKRIDDDGKKYRLLSFNELPDYMKDNEYILDYYRANWPLKEALFSLFRWHNETLNVWTHLLGFLLFMGLTIANVIHVPHVADFIAMISEQFPSSAEANASKKLSAVSDDSLFILQEIESSLLEASGASPETRWPFYVFLCGSMMCLLCSSVCHLFSCHSRRLSLQLLRLDYVGIAVMIITSFFPPIYYIFQCSPRWQLIYLTGISAMGLCTIAALLSPSLSTPRYRPLRALLFVSMGLFGLFPALHALVINWGDPHRDLILAYESAMAASYLLGTLFYVARIPERWRPGLFDLAGHSHQIFHVFVVMGALAHYAAAQVFLTYRGRTGCGAFA; encoded by the exons ATGATCACTGTTTGGAGGAGGAAGAAAATCCAGATGGATCACGACAAGAATCAGAAGATTTTTCTCTTGAGTGAATCGAAAGAAGTGATAGAGCCAAAGACATTGAAGAAGGCGAAGACGAATAAGAGGATCGATGATGATGGGAAGAAATACAGGCTTTTATCATTCAACGAGCTCCCGGATTACATGAAGGATAATGAATATATCTTGGATTATTATAGGGCTAATTGGCCCCTCAAGGAAGCCCTCTTCAGCCTTTTTAGGTGGCATAATGAGACACTTAATGTTTGGAC GCATTTACTGGGATTCTTGTTATTTATGGGATTGACAATAGCCAATGTAATCCATGTGCCTCATGTGGCAGATTTCATTGCCATGATTTCTGA ACAGTTTCCATCGAGTGCAGAAGCCAACGCATCGAAGAAGCTGTCAGCGGTGAGCGATGACTCATTATTCATTCTCCAAGAAATAGAATCAAGCCTCCTCGAAGCGAGCGGGGCATCACCGGAGACGCGGTGGCCGTTCTACGTGTTCCTGTGCGGATCAATGATGTGCCTCCTGTGCAGCAGCGTGTGCCACCTCTTCTCGTGCCACTCGCGCCGCCTCAGCCTCCAGCTCCTCCGCCTGGACTACGTGGGCATCGCGGTGATGATCATCACCTCCTTCTTCCCCCCGATCTACTACATCTTCCAATGCAGCCCGCGGTGGCAGCTCATCTACCTCACAGGGATCTCCGCAATGGGGCTGTGCACCATCGCGGCGCTCCTCTCCCCGTCCCTCTCCACTCCAAGGTACCGCCCCCTCCGAGCCCTCCTCTTCGTCTCCATGGGCCTCTTCGGCCTCTTCCCGGCCCTCCATGCCCTCGTCATCAACTGGGGGGACCCCCACCGCGACCTCATCCTGGCCTACGAGTCCGCCATGGCGGCCTCCTATCTACTTGGGACGCTTTTCTATGTCGCCCGGATCCCTGAGCGATGGCGACCAGGTCTATTTGACCTGGCCGGCCACAGCCACCAGATCTTCCATGTCTTTGTGGTCATGGGGGCCCTGGCCCACTACGCCGCAGCCCAGGTCTTCCTGACCTACCGGGGCAGGACCGGCTGCGGCGCATTTGCTTGA